Proteins co-encoded in one Artemia franciscana chromosome 10, ASM3288406v1, whole genome shotgun sequence genomic window:
- the LOC136032336 gene encoding uncharacterized protein LOC136032336 — protein sequence MLVGVKFSISNQHTWSNFLFDLSDTLFPVINWKRTGLRQALIEMAEIPSPFTALLSQLTSSDSTIVTIRCNGGDVTAKKSLLTTVSDVFKRMFENDFLEKETNTVMANDVHFMTMEFIIQCYTGGTVLCFEEVDKDAFEYIVEKYNFLGIQEEAAEKVIHIYRETGDVEALRNVFSIYKSQKSKMTALKELIPIVAAGQKAPCFVDLFTIEEFKEFSKICCDVLKDSKVEQWDGFLKTFHSWTLKNPEVRFIASLEILGTINTQQFPVAEVLTLLENMKLGDTFQIIKSILEKLLRYMLRVEIEKSEGEKSDPLPIKSNPGKMSTIKSSKIHCRACGHNDELPYHIHQISSNSFLPYSIFISIFHIQINLSSKPHVNSHCIANAVDIGKVMTSTVLF from the coding sequence ATTCCCTGTCATCAACTGGAAAAGAACTGGTTTACGTCAAGCGTTGATTGAAATGGCTGAAATTCCGTCACCTTTCACAGCACTtttaagtcaattaactagTAGTGACAGCACCATAGTTACTATTCGATGCAACGGTGGAGACGTTACGGCTAAGAAAAGTCTATTAACAACAGTGAGCGATGTGTTTAAGCGAATGTTTGAAAACGACTTTCTCGAGAAGGAGACGAATACTGTTATGGCGAACGATGTCCATTTTATGACGATGGAATTTATCATCCAGTGTTATACAGGTGGAACCGTTTTGTGTTTCGAGGAAGTGGACAAGGATGCTTTTGAATATATTGTTGAGAAATACAATTTTCTAGGTATTCAGGAAGAAGCTGCTGAGAAGGTAATTCATATTTACAGAGAAACGGGAGATGTAGAAGCCCTCAGGAATGTTTTTTCcatttataagagtcaaaagtctAAGATGACTGCTTTAAAAGAACTTATTCCAATCGTGGCTGCAGGGCAAAAGGCGCCATGTTTTGTTGATTTGTTCACCATCGAAGAATTTAAagagttttccaaaatttgctGTGACGTATTGAAAGACTCAAAAGTGGAACAATGGGAtggttttttaaaaacatttcataGCTGGACGTTAAAAAATCCTGAAGTAAGATTCATAGCATCCTTAGAAATTTTGGGAACGATTAACACACAACAATTCCCAGTTGCTGAAGTTCTGACACTGCTTGAAAATATGAAACTTGGCGATACATTCCAAATAATTAAGTCCATTCTAGAAAAATTGCTGCGCTACATGCTAAGagtagaaattgaaaaatctgAAGGTGAAAAATCAGATCCCCTTCCAATTAAATCCAATCCAGGGAAAATGTCAACAATCAAATCCAGCAAGATCCACTGCCGAGCATGTGGACATAATGACGAGCTTCCATATCATattcatcaaatttcatcaaattcatTCCTTCCATATTCCATATTCATTTCCATATTCCATATTCAAATAAATCTTTCTTCTAAGCCACACGTCAATTCTCACTGTATTGCCAATGCAGTTGATATTGGTAAAGTGATGACATCCACAGTACTATTCTAA